One window from the genome of Oryctolagus cuniculus chromosome 1, mOryCun1.1, whole genome shotgun sequence encodes:
- the MFSD14B gene encoding hippocampus abundant transcript-like protein 1 isoform X2, translating to MLTVLHETFPQHTFLMNGLIQGVKGLLSFLSAPLIGALSDVWGRKPFLLGTVFFTCFPIPLMRISPWWYFAMISVSGVFSVTFSVIFAYVADVTQEHERSTAYGWVSATFAASLVSSPAIGAYLSASYGDSLVVLVATVVALLDICFILVAVPESLPEKMRPVSWGAQISWKQADPFASLKKVGKDSTVLLICITVFLSYLPEAGQYSSFFLYLRQVIGFGSVKIAAFIAMVGILSIVAQTVFLSILMRSLGNKNTVLLGLGFQMLQLAWYGFGSQAWMMWAAGTVAAMSSITFPAISALVSRNAEPDQQGVAQGIITGIRGLCNGLGPALYGFIFYMFHVELTELGPELNSDSAALQGAVIPGPPFLFGACIVLMSFLVALFIPEYSKVSGTQKHSSSGTGSLTSTPERGSGEDIEPLLQDSSIWELSSFEEPGNQCTEL from the exons GGCCTGCTCTCTTTTCTGAGTGCCCCACTCATAGGTGCTCTATCTGATGTGTGGGGGAGAAAGCCCTTTCTCCTTGGCACTGTCTTCTTCACCTGCTTCCCAATCCCACTGATGAGGATCAGCCCATG GTGGTATTTCGCAATGATTTCTGTGTCTGGCGTCTTCTCAGTCACGTTCTCTGTGATATTTGCCTATGTTGCTGATGTCACTCAGGAACACGAGAGAAGCACTGCTTATGGATGG GTCTCAGCCACCTTTGCAGCTAGTCTGGTCAGCAGCCCAGCCATCGGAGCATACCTTTCTGCCAGTTACGGAGACAGCCTTGTTGTGTTGGTGGCCACAGTGGTGGCTCTTCTGGACATCTGCTTCATCTTGGTGGCTGTTCCAGAATCTCTTCCTGAGAAAATGAGACCAGTCTCCTGGGGAGCTCAGATTTCTTGGAAACAAGCAGACCCTTTTGCg TCACTGAAGAAGGTTGGAAAAGATTCTACTGTCTTACTAATCTGCATCACCGTGTTTCTTTCATACCTTCCTGAAGCTGGACAGTATTCAAGCTTTTTCTTATATCTCAGGCAG gTCATAGGTTTTGGATCTGTGAAAATTGCAGCTTTCATAGCTATGGTAGGAATTCTGTCGATTGTGGCCCAG ACAGTCTTTCTTAGCATCTTGATGAGATCACTGGGAAATAAGAACACTGTCCTCCTTGGCTTGGGCTTCCAAATGCTCCAGTTGGCCTGGTATGGGTTTGGATCTCAGGCCTG GAtgatgtgggcagcagggactgtgGCCGCCATGTCCAGCATCACATTCCCAGCCATCAGTGCCCTCGTCTCTCGGAACGCAGAGCCAGATCAGCAAG GAGTTGCCCAGGGCATCATAACTGGAATAAGAGGCCTATGCAatggcctggggccagcactttaTGGCTTCATATTCTACATGTTCCACGTTGAACTGACTGAGTTAGGCCCAGAATTGAATTCTGACAGTGCTGCCCTGCAG GGAGCTGTCATCCCAGGCCCGCCATTTTTATTTGGAGCATGTATAGTTCTTATGTCTTTTCTGGTTGCCTTATTCATCCCTGAATACAGTAAAGTCAGTGGAACTCAAAAACACAGCAGCAGTGGCACTGGCAGCCTGACCAGCACCCCCGAACGGGGCAGCGGGGAAGACATTGAGCCTCTGTTGCAAGACAGCAGCATCTGGGAGCTCTCCTCTTTTGAGGAGCCTGGGAATCAGTGCACTGAATTATGA